A single region of the Silene latifolia isolate original U9 population chromosome 8, ASM4854445v1, whole genome shotgun sequence genome encodes:
- the LOC141595642 gene encoding uncharacterized protein LOC141595642, with amino-acid sequence MADFYAPPGRSSCRLVNVLNLERFRIDMSIGVLDKQVSELDSRFDVKSMEMLMCMACFSPTDVFAFFDKEKLVTLAKFYSNEFNDTEITLLVKSLGELSIMLVETNKHIAYPRVYLLLKLVLILPVATGSVERVFSSMKYVTNYLQNSMSDELLDNCLVTYIERYFFSQVSDDDIIRCFQDMHPCRMALDFSFVIYMY; translated from the coding sequence ATGGCTGATTTTTATGCTCCTCCGGGAAGATCAAGTTGTCGCCTTGTTAACGTGCTTAACCTAGAACGGTTTCGAATTGACATGTCTATAGGTGTTTTGGATAAACAAGTCTCTGAACTAGATAGCCGATTTGATGTAAAAAGCATGGAGATGCTAATGTGTATGGCTTGTTTTAGTCCCACCGATGTGTTTGCTTTTTTTGATAAGGAGAAATTGGTGACACTTGCAAAGTTCTATTCTAATGAGTTTAATGATACTGAGATAACATTACTTGTCAAGAGCCTTGGTGAGCTTTCAATTATGCTTGTTGAGACAAACAAACATATTGCATATCCACGTGTTTATTTGTTATTGAAACTTGTATTGATACTTCCGGTGGCAACGGGAAGTGTGGAAAGAGTTTTCTCCTCCATGAAGTATGTGACGAATTATTTGCAAAATAGTATGAGTGATGAACTTTTGGATAATTGTTTAGTGACTTATATTGAGAGATATTTTTTTTCACAAGTTAGTGATGATGATATTATTAGGTGTTTCCAAGATATGCATCCTTGTCGGATGGCTTTAGATTTTTCCTTTGTAATTTACATGTATTGA